One Malania oleifera isolate guangnan ecotype guangnan chromosome 9, ASM2987363v1, whole genome shotgun sequence DNA segment encodes these proteins:
- the LOC131164379 gene encoding mitogen-activated protein kinase kinase 10 → MTLVRERRHQHPLRLSLPPPIPAPQLRHRIPSPSPSPSFCLDSLNIDSLSDLEKLAVLGHGTGGTVYKVRHRPSSSLYALKVLHLGHDALPIRQQAAREAEIFKRVDSQFLVRCHTVFDNALVEADGIDDSLCFVMEYMEAGSLHDVLRVRRRLPEKVISGLARRVLEGLHYLHSMQIVHRDIKPSNLLINGNGDVKIADFGVSRVMAGGGSWEAWESCVGTCAYMSPERIDPEGWGGGDEFAGDVWALGVVVLECHVGHFPLVRAGQKPDWAALMCAICFGEREVEVPETASSEFRSFVRRCLEKDWRNRGTVEELLGHPFTNTCLSCDPIAGSMHAWVLN, encoded by the coding sequence ATGACGTTGGTGAGAGAGAGAAGGCACCAGCATCCTCTCAGGCTATCCTTACCACCACCCATTCCAGCCCCCCAACTCCGTCACCGGATTCCTTCCCCCTCCCCGTCGCCGTCCTTCTGTCTAGACTCTCTCAACATCGACAGCCTCTCAGACCTCGAGAAGCTCGCCGTTCTCGGCCACGGCACTGGCGGCACAGTCTACAAAGTCCGCCACCGCCCCAGCTCCTCCCTCTACGCCCTCAAAGTCCTCCACCTAGGCCACGACGCCCTCCCCATTCGCCAACAGGCCGCGCGGGAGGCCGAGATTTTCAAACGCGTTGATTCCCAGTTCCTGGTACGCTGCCACACCGTCTTCGACAACGCCCTGGTCGAAGCAGACGGCATCGACGATAGCCTCTGCTTCGTCATGGAGTACATGGAGGCCGGGTCACTCCACGACGTCTTGCGGGTCCGTCGGAGGCTGCCGGAGAAGGTAATCTCCGGCTTGGCGAGGCGGGTGCTAGAAGGGTTGCACTATCTGCATTCCATGCAAATAGTGCACAGGGACATCAAGCCTTCCAACCTCCTCATAAACGGCAACGGCGACGTCAAGATAGCGGACTTCGGGGTGAGCCGGGTGATGGCCGGTGGCGGCTCGTGGGAGGCGTGGGAGTCCTGCGTGGGGACGTGTGCGTACATGAGCCCGGAACGGATCGACCCGGAGGGGTGGGGCGGAGGAGACGAGTTCGCGGGGGACGTGTGGGCGCTGGGGGTGGTGGTGTTGGAGTGCCACGTGGGGCATTTTCCTCTGGTGCGGGCGGGGCAGAAGCCAGACTGGGCGGCGCTGATGTGTGCGATATGCTTCGGGGAGAGGGAGGTGGAGGTGCCGGAAACGGCATCGTCGGAGTTTCGGAGTTTTGTGCGGAGGTGTTTGGAGAAGGATTGGAGGAACAGAGGGACAGTGGAGGAGCTTCTTGGTCATCCTTTTACCAATACATGCTTGAGTTGCGATCCGATAGCAGGATCGATGCATGCTTGGGTACTTAATTAG